ATCTTCCGGCCGAGGCCGCGGCCGGAACAGAGAGCCCTCAGGAGACGGTTTCCTCCATGGCAGCGAACCGCCGCCCTACCCTGGCCGACGTCGCCCGCGAAGTCGGCGTCAGCGCCAAGACGGTGTCCCGAGTCCTCAACGAGGACGGACCCGCCTCCGCCCAGACCAGGGAACAGGTACTGGCCGCAGTGGCCAAGCTCGGCTTCCAGCCGAACCTCATGGCCCGCAACATCCGCGTCGGCGGCCCGGACACCACCATCGGCCTGGTCATCCCCGACCTCGCCAACCCCTTCTTCGGAGCCGTGGCCCGCGCCATCGAGGACACCGTCCGCGATCGCGGCCTGACCCTGCTCATGGGCTCCTCCGCGGACGACCCCGACCGCGAACGAGCCCTGACGGACAAGTTCCTCGCCCGCCGCGTCAGCATCCTGATCGTCGTTCCGTCCGTCGGCGCCGACCACTCCCACCTCAAGTCCCACCGTACGGCGGGACTGCCCGTGATCTTCCTCGACCGACCCGGTGTCGGCCTCGCCACGGACAGCATCGTCAGCTCCAACCGAGCCGGAGCCCACGACGGCGTCGCCCACCTCATCGCCCACGGACACCGGCGCATCGGCTTCGTCGGCGACCTGCCCCCGCAGCTGTACACCCGCCGTGAACGTCTGGCCGGTTACCGCTCGGCGCTGCGGGAAGCCGACATCCCCTACGATCGCCCGCTCGTCACCAACGCCCACGACCAGCAGGGCGCCGAGGCCGCGACCGCCCAACTCCTCGGCCTGGCCGATCCGCCCACTGCCCTGTTCGCCGGCAACAACATCATGGCTCTGGGCATAGTCGCCGAACTGGCCCGCAGCAAGCGCAAGGACGTCGCGGTCGTCGCCTTCGACGAGGTGGCGCTCGCCGAGGCACTCGAGCCGGCGCTGACCGTCGTCGCCCAGGACGCGGAAGAACTCGGCAGAACGGCGGCGACCACCGCGCTGACCCGACTCGACGGCGACCGCACCCGCGCCCGCACCATCATCGTCCCCACCCGGCTGATCGTCCGAGGCTCGGGCGAGCTTCCCGTCCCTGCGCTTCAGGAGGCGTGACCCTCGAGTCGGCACCGAGGCGCGGCACCGGGAACGCCGAGATCGGGCCGGCGGAAGCAGGGGTTCTTCGCCGTTGCGCCCAACGGAGTTTTCGGCCCGCTCGGCTGCGGAGATCGAACAGATCCTCGCCCGGCACAGCCGGAACTGCCGGACTCGGCAAGTCTCTTGCTATTGCAAGTAATATGCAACAGGCTTGACGGGTCCTTACTGCCTGCCTGTGACGTGGAGCCTTGTCATGCCCCGCCTGATGCCGGACACCGGACCGCAGCGCGTCCTCGCGACCTCGAACTTCGTCTATACCGTCGGCAGCGGCCTGTATCTGACCGCTGGGGTGCTCTACTTCACGGAGGCGGTTCACCTTCCGGCAAGCCGGGTGGGGCTCGGACTCGGCATCGCCGGCCTCGTCGCTCTGGCGCTGGGTGTCGCGGTCGGTCATCTGGCGGACAGATACGGAGCACGCGGCGTCTACGCCGCCACCCTTGTGGTCCAGGCACTGGCCACGGCCGGCTTCGTGCTGGCGGACAGCTTCTGGCCGTTCGTTCTCGCGGTCACCGTGGCTGCCGGAGCCAAGGCGGCCGGAACAGCCGCGCGCAGTCCACTCATCAGGCACTACGGAGGCGACCGGCCGCAGGAGTTCCGCGCCTACCTCCGCGCGGTGACCAACGTCGGCATCTCCCTCGGTGCCGTGGGAGCCGGGTTGGTGGTTCAGGTGGGCACGCTCACCGCCTATCAGCTCATGGTCATCGGCAACGCGATCGCCTTCGTGGTCTCCGCGGCGCTCCTCATCTCCCTGCCGCCGGTCACGCCCCTCGCCGCGACCGGCGGCCCTCGCTGGACAGCTCTCAGAGACCGCCCCTACCTGCTGCTCACCGCACTCGACGGGATCATGGCCATCCAGTTCAAGGTGCTCACCGTGGCCATCCCGCTCTGGCTGGTCGGTGCCACCACCGCCCCGCACTGGCTCATCTCGGGCACCATGCTCACCGGCACCGTCATCGTCGTCGCGTTCCAGGTGCGAGCCAGCCGCAACGTCGATTCCCCCACAGCCGGCGGAAACGCCTACCGCCGAGCAGGCGTGGCCTTTCTCGTCTCCTGTTCACTGATCTCCCTGTCCGCCGGCATCCCCGCATGGGCCGCCGCGGCGCTGCTCCTCACCGCAGTGGTGATCCACACCGTCGGCGAACTGTGGCACTCCGCCGCAGGCTTCGAGGTTTCCTTCGCTCTCGCCCCACCGCACGCCACCGGCCAGTACCTCGGCGTATTCGGGCTGGGCGCCGGACTGGCCGAGGCCCTCGGACCCGCGTTGCTCATTTCGCTGTGCATCACCTGGGGCCGCCCCGGGTGGTACGTCGTGGGAGCCCTGTTCGCACTGACGGGTCTGGCAGCACCACTCGCCGTCCGCTGGGCACAACGACACCACCGTGCCGGGCAGCCGCAGACCGACTCCATGGAACAGGCACAAGCCGCCTGAGCAGCCTGCCGGAGCAGTCCGACAGCCTCACCCGCCGGCCCGCGGGTCCAGATCGAATCGCCCTCGGGAGCCACCTCACGACGGCCCGGCCGGCACCAGGACCCCAATACCCGCCAGGCACGGAAAGGACGGTGCTCTCACAGCCGGGCGCTGACCCGCCCTTCGAGAAGCTCCGGCAAGCCATCCGACCAGCGCGCCGACCGCGTACCAGAACAGGTCCGGTGCATTGAAGGTGGAACCGAGGATCAACCGAGCAGCGGTGCTGTGATCCGAACCGGTCAAGGTGATGCGGTCTACGGCTTGTTGCTCGCAGTGTCGGCGTTTCGGCCATTTCCGGCCCGGAGCCGATCCAAGCCAGACCAGGGATCCCGCGCCCACGAGGTTCCCTCACCCAGGAAACAGGGGGCTCCCCGGCACGGCCGAATGACGTGTGTTCGATATCGCAGCCGGGTCGTTAGACCTCACGACTCCGCCACAGCGACCGTCCCAGGGGGAACGATGACCTCGGCCATCACGCAGGATCAGCCGCCGCAACCACCGAAGGGCACCTCGCAGGGCGACGAACCGCAGGAGGCCGGTGTTCGAGAGGAGGAATACCTCTACCGCGACGAGTCGCGGCTCCAGGCCGGCTCCCTACTGACGTCCCGCACCATGGCACGGCGCCTGCCCTCGCTCGTTCGGCGCTCGGTGCAGATGGCCTGGCGGGTGGACCGCAGCGCGACCATCGGACTGCTGGTGTGCCAGATCGGTACGGGCGTCCTCGCGGCTCTTGGCCTCCTGGCCGTCACGGGCACGATCACCGCGCTGATCTCCTCGGGCGGCATCACCGAGCGGCTGTGGGACGCCGCTCCGCAGCTGGCCGTCATCGCAGCCGCCACCGGCCTGCGCGCGCTGCTGGGCATCACGGTCGTCTGGCTGACCGGACGTCTGCGACCCGTTCTCGGCCGGGCCGCGGAGCTGACGATGGTCGAGGCCGCGCTCGGCGCAGAACTGGCCGCGAACAACAAGCCCGGCTACAACGACGCCTACGACATCGCCGACCGCGGCGCCCAGGTCACCCCCGACCTCGTGGAAGAGGCGCAGGACGTCATCGCGGCGACCGCAACGCTCACGGCCGGCGCAGCCGTCCTGACCGTTCTGCACCCGTTGCTCCTTCCCCTCCTCTTCCTCGCGTGCCTGCCGCAGGCCGCCGCCTATGTACGCTCCGCCCGGGTGATCTACCTCGCCGGGCTGGAGACCTCCGGGCGGCGCAGGATGCTGGGCAAACTGCGCTGGCACATGGCGTACATGGAGTCCAGCGAGGAGATGCGAGCCTGCCTGGCCGGCCCCTTCCTGATCGGCCGGTACCGAAAACTGGCCGCCTCGGTCAGCGCCGCTGAGCGCGAGGCCGCGAACACGGGCGCGTGGATGGGGCTGGCCGGTGCTGTTGCCGGCGGGGTCGCCTCGATCGCTGTGTGGGCGGCGCTGCTGTGGCTCCTCGCCTCCGGCCGCATGAGCCTGGCAGCCGGAGGCGGTGCCGTCTTCGCCCTCCAGACGGCCACCGGCTCCGTGCGCGGCATCATCAACGGCGGGGCCCGCCTGGTGCGCACCGGCTGGTACGTGCAGGACTGGCAGAACTTCCTCGACAACGCCCACGGCCAGGCCATGACCGACTCCCGCGGCACCGCTCCCCTGCCCGCCGCCCCGGTGCGCTTCGAGGTCCGCGACGTGACCTACCGCTACGACGGCGCCCCGAAGGACAGCCTGAGCGACGTCTCCCTCCACATGCGGCGCGGCGAGATCGTGGCGCTGGTCGGGGAGAACGGCTCCGGCAAGACGACCCTCTCGCGCCTGCTGTGCGGGCTGCTGCTGCCCACCGAAGGCGAGGTGGCCTGGGACCACGCCTGCACGGCGGACCTGGACCCGTGGGGGGCGTGGGAGCACGTCGCTTTGGTCCCGCAGAAGTTCACGTACCTGCCGCTGACGATGCGCGACAACATCACCTTCGGGCAGGGCGACACCAGCGACGCAGCCCTGCTCGCCGCGTGCGAGGCGTCCGGCGCCGCGGAGATGCTGCCGGGCCTCCGCTCCGGCATCAACACCCTCCTGACCAGCGAGTGGTTCGGCGGGCAGCAGCTCTCCGGAGGCCAGTGGCAGCGTCTGGTCCTCACCCGCGCCTTCCACCGGCAGGCGGCACTGCTGGTGATGGAT
The sequence above is a segment of the Streptomyces asoensis genome. Coding sequences within it:
- a CDS encoding MFS transporter yields the protein MPRLMPDTGPQRVLATSNFVYTVGSGLYLTAGVLYFTEAVHLPASRVGLGLGIAGLVALALGVAVGHLADRYGARGVYAATLVVQALATAGFVLADSFWPFVLAVTVAAGAKAAGTAARSPLIRHYGGDRPQEFRAYLRAVTNVGISLGAVGAGLVVQVGTLTAYQLMVIGNAIAFVVSAALLISLPPVTPLAATGGPRWTALRDRPYLLLTALDGIMAIQFKVLTVAIPLWLVGATTAPHWLISGTMLTGTVIVVAFQVRASRNVDSPTAGGNAYRRAGVAFLVSCSLISLSAGIPAWAAAALLLTAVVIHTVGELWHSAAGFEVSFALAPPHATGQYLGVFGLGAGLAEALGPALLISLCITWGRPGWYVVGALFALTGLAAPLAVRWAQRHHRAGQPQTDSMEQAQAA
- a CDS encoding ATP-binding cassette domain-containing protein — encoded protein: MTSAITQDQPPQPPKGTSQGDEPQEAGVREEEYLYRDESRLQAGSLLTSRTMARRLPSLVRRSVQMAWRVDRSATIGLLVCQIGTGVLAALGLLAVTGTITALISSGGITERLWDAAPQLAVIAAATGLRALLGITVVWLTGRLRPVLGRAAELTMVEAALGAELAANNKPGYNDAYDIADRGAQVTPDLVEEAQDVIAATATLTAGAAVLTVLHPLLLPLLFLACLPQAAAYVRSARVIYLAGLETSGRRRMLGKLRWHMAYMESSEEMRACLAGPFLIGRYRKLAASVSAAEREAANTGAWMGLAGAVAGGVASIAVWAALLWLLASGRMSLAAGGGAVFALQTATGSVRGIINGGARLVRTGWYVQDWQNFLDNAHGQAMTDSRGTAPLPAAPVRFEVRDVTYRYDGAPKDSLSDVSLHMRRGEIVALVGENGSGKTTLSRLLCGLLLPTEGEVAWDHACTADLDPWGAWEHVALVPQKFTYLPLTMRDNITFGQGDTSDAALLAACEASGAAEMLPGLRSGINTLLTSEWFGGQQLSGGQWQRLVLTRAFHRQAALLVMDEPTAALDARAEHRIFAGLRELAKDRAILLITHRLTNVAVADRIVVLDKGRIVQEGTYAQLTREPGLFQSLWELQRRMSGNAA
- a CDS encoding LacI family DNA-binding transcriptional regulator, with protein sequence MAANRRPTLADVAREVGVSAKTVSRVLNEDGPASAQTREQVLAAVAKLGFQPNLMARNIRVGGPDTTIGLVIPDLANPFFGAVARAIEDTVRDRGLTLLMGSSADDPDRERALTDKFLARRVSILIVVPSVGADHSHLKSHRTAGLPVIFLDRPGVGLATDSIVSSNRAGAHDGVAHLIAHGHRRIGFVGDLPPQLYTRRERLAGYRSALREADIPYDRPLVTNAHDQQGAEAATAQLLGLADPPTALFAGNNIMALGIVAELARSKRKDVAVVAFDEVALAEALEPALTVVAQDAEELGRTAATTALTRLDGDRTRARTIIVPTRLIVRGSGELPVPALQEA